The following are encoded in a window of Citrobacter freundii genomic DNA:
- the citG gene encoding triphosphoribosyl-dephospho-CoA synthase CitG produces the protein MMPIPATSTKSAVLPQDLPEAYATLAWRAMLTEVNLSPKPGLVDRINNGAHKDMALDDFHRSAEAIHAWLPRFVEYGAFSAQLVPEDVLKGLRPVGMACEAEMFRATAGVNTHKGSIFSLGLLCAAIGRLHQLSQTVTPETICSTAAAFCRGLTERELRQNNQQLTAGQRLYQQLGLTGARGEAEAGYPLVIHHALPHYRALLAQGRDPELALLDTLLLLMAINGDTNVASRGGAEGLRWLQQQSATLLQQGGIRTPADLNYLHQFDQQCIERNLSPGGCADLLIVTWFLAQISQVHHYHH, from the coding sequence ATGATGCCGATTCCCGCAACATCGACTAAATCCGCCGTTCTTCCTCAGGATTTACCAGAAGCGTACGCGACGCTCGCGTGGCGTGCCATGCTGACGGAAGTCAACCTGTCTCCCAAACCCGGTCTGGTGGATCGTATTAACAACGGCGCGCACAAAGACATGGCGCTGGATGACTTTCACCGCAGCGCCGAGGCGATCCACGCCTGGCTGCCGCGTTTCGTCGAATACGGGGCCTTCAGCGCGCAACTGGTACCTGAAGATGTGCTGAAAGGACTGCGTCCGGTGGGGATGGCCTGCGAGGCCGAGATGTTTCGCGCCACTGCCGGGGTGAACACCCATAAAGGCAGTATCTTTTCGCTGGGATTGCTGTGCGCCGCCATTGGTCGCCTGCACCAGCTCAGCCAGACCGTCACACCTGAAACCATTTGCTCTACAGCAGCAGCCTTTTGCCGCGGCCTGACCGAGCGCGAACTGCGCCAGAACAATCAACAACTCACGGCTGGCCAACGTCTGTATCAACAACTGGGATTAACCGGGGCTCGCGGTGAAGCCGAAGCGGGCTATCCATTAGTGATCCACCACGCGTTACCGCACTACCGCGCGTTGCTGGCTCAGGGTCGCGATCCTGAACTGGCATTGCTCGATACCTTACTGCTGCTTATGGCAATCAACGGCGATACCAACGTAGCTTCCCGCGGTGGCGCTGAAGGTCTGCGCTGGTTACAGCAGCAATCTGCCACATTATTGCAGCAAGGGGGAATTCGCACCCCCGCCGATCTCAATTACCTGCACCAGTTCGACCAACAGTGCATTGAACGCAACCTCAGTCCTGGAGGCTGTGCCGATCTGCTGATTGTCACCTGGTTCTTAGCTCAGATTTCACAAGTTCATCATTATCACCATTAA
- the citT gene encoding citrate/succinate antiporter CitT, translating into MSLSKDSIWKLLAPLVVMGVMFLIPVPDGMPPQAWHYFAVFVAMIVGMILEPIPATAISFIAVTICVIGSNYLLFDATELADPTFHAGKQALKWGLAGFSSTTVWLVFGAFIFALGYEVTGLGRRIALFLVKFMGKRTLTLGYAIVIIDILLAPFTPSNTARTGGTVFPVIKNLPPLFKSFPNDPSARRIGGYLMWMMVISTSLSSSMFVTGAAPNVLGLEFVNKIAGIQISWLQWFLSFLPVGIILLIVAPWLSYVLYKPEVTHSAEVAAWAGDELKTMGKLTRKEMTLIGLVLLSLGLWVFGGKLIDATAVGLLAVSLMLALHVVPWKDITRYNSAWNTLVNLATLVVMANGLTRSGFIDWFANTMSSHLEGFSPNATVIVLVLVFYFAHYLFASLSAHTATMLPVILAVGKGIPGVPMEHLCILLVLSIGIMGCLTPYATGPGVIIYGCGYVKSKDYWRLGAIFGVIYIAMLLLVGWPILAMWS; encoded by the coding sequence ATGTCTTTATCAAAAGATAGTATATGGAAGTTACTGGCCCCGCTGGTCGTCATGGGTGTCATGTTTCTTATCCCCGTTCCTGATGGAATGCCCCCGCAGGCCTGGCACTACTTTGCCGTGTTTGTGGCCATGATTGTCGGTATGATCCTCGAGCCTATCCCGGCAACAGCGATCAGCTTTATCGCCGTGACAATTTGCGTGATCGGCAGCAACTACCTGCTGTTTGATGCCACAGAACTGGCAGACCCCACCTTTCACGCCGGCAAACAGGCGCTGAAGTGGGGTCTGGCTGGCTTCTCCAGCACCACCGTCTGGCTGGTGTTTGGTGCGTTCATCTTCGCACTGGGTTATGAAGTCACCGGTCTGGGTCGTCGTATCGCGCTGTTCCTGGTGAAGTTCATGGGGAAACGTACCCTGACACTGGGCTATGCGATTGTTATAATCGACATCCTGCTGGCGCCATTTACACCGTCGAACACCGCGCGTACCGGTGGTACCGTTTTCCCGGTTATCAAGAACCTGCCGCCGCTGTTTAAATCATTCCCTAACGATCCATCAGCACGCCGTATCGGCGGTTATCTGATGTGGATGATGGTGATCAGTACCAGCCTGAGTTCCTCTATGTTCGTTACCGGCGCTGCGCCAAACGTACTGGGTCTGGAATTCGTTAACAAAATTGCCGGTATTCAGATCAGCTGGCTGCAATGGTTCCTCAGCTTCCTGCCAGTCGGTATTATTTTGCTGATCGTTGCGCCGTGGTTATCCTACGTTCTGTACAAACCCGAAGTCACTCACAGTGCAGAAGTTGCCGCATGGGCCGGTGACGAACTGAAAACCATGGGTAAACTGACCCGTAAAGAGATGACCCTGATCGGTCTGGTGCTGCTGAGCCTGGGTCTGTGGGTATTCGGCGGCAAGCTGATTGATGCCACCGCCGTGGGGCTGCTGGCGGTTTCTCTGATGTTGGCTCTGCACGTGGTACCGTGGAAAGACATTACACGCTATAACAGCGCATGGAACACGCTGGTCAACCTTGCCACCCTGGTGGTAATGGCCAACGGCTTAACCCGTTCCGGTTTTATCGACTGGTTCGCTAACACCATGAGCTCACACCTGGAAGGCTTCTCGCCTAACGCGACCGTGATCGTGCTAGTGCTGGTGTTCTACTTTGCTCACTACCTGTTTGCCAGCCTGTCTGCGCATACCGCGACCATGCTGCCAGTAATTCTGGCGGTCGGTAAAGGGATCCCGGGCGTGCCAATGGAGCATCTGTGTATTCTGCTGGTGCTGTCCATCGGTATCATGGGTTGTCTGACACCGTATGCCACCGGCCCTGGCGTGATCATCTACGGCTGTGGTTATGTGAAGTCCAAAGACTACTGGCGTCTGGGCGCCATCTTCGGCGTTATCTATATCGCCATGCTTCTGCTGGTCGGCTGGCCGATTCTGGCAATGTGGAGCTAA
- the rna gene encoding ribonuclease I: MTSTWRYCSLLAALLLPVSAAQAEQLQAKQYGDFDRYVLALSWQTGFCQSQHERNRQEPDECRLQKETANKADFLTVHGLWPGLPKSIAARGVDNRQWMRFGCATRPIPNLPEARASRKCAAPETGLSLESAAKLSAVMPGAGGTSCLERYEYAKHGACFGFDPDAYFGTMVRMNSEIKNTELGKFIADNYGKTVSRNAFDAAVAKTWGKESVKAVKLSCHGNPAYLTEIQFTLKAATINAPLSAASFLPQAHPGNCGKQFILDKVGY; encoded by the coding sequence ATGACATCGACATGGCGTTATTGCTCTTTGCTGGCGGCACTTCTGCTGCCGGTTTCTGCGGCCCAGGCCGAACAACTTCAGGCAAAACAGTACGGTGACTTTGATCGCTATGTGCTGGCGCTCTCCTGGCAAACCGGTTTTTGTCAGAGCCAACACGAACGTAATCGTCAGGAACCCGACGAATGCCGCCTGCAAAAAGAAACCGCAAATAAAGCAGATTTCCTGACCGTTCACGGTCTGTGGCCTGGCCTGCCAAAATCGATTGCTGCCCGCGGTGTAGATAATCGTCAGTGGATGCGCTTTGGCTGCGCCACGCGCCCTATACCAAACCTGCCGGAGGCTCGTGCCAGTCGCAAATGCGCCGCGCCAGAAACGGGGCTTTCACTGGAAAGCGCCGCAAAACTGAGCGCTGTGATGCCCGGCGCTGGCGGAACATCGTGTCTCGAACGTTACGAATATGCCAAGCACGGCGCCTGTTTTGGTTTCGATCCTGACGCGTACTTTGGCACTATGGTGCGAATGAATAGCGAGATAAAAAATACCGAACTCGGCAAATTTATTGCCGACAATTACGGAAAAACCGTCAGCCGCAACGCATTTGACGCCGCCGTCGCGAAAACCTGGGGTAAAGAAAGCGTGAAGGCAGTGAAGTTAAGCTGTCACGGTAATCCAGCCTACCTGACTGAAATCCAGTTTACGCTCAAGGCAGCCACCATTAATGCCCCGCTTTCTGCAGCATCGTTCCTGCCGCAAGCGCATCCTGGAAACTGCGGCAAGCAGTTTATCCTCGACAAAGTCGGTTATTGA
- the rnk gene encoding nucleoside diphosphate kinase regulator, translating to MSRPTIIINDLDAERIDRLLEQPAFAGLPIADALNAELDRAQMCSPETMPHDVVTMNSRVKFRNLSDGEVRVRTLVYPATMTDSSTQLSVMAPVGAALLGLRVGDTIHWELPGGTSTHLEVIELEYQPEAAGDYLR from the coding sequence ATGTCCAGACCAACTATCATCATTAACGACCTCGATGCTGAGCGCATTGACCGCCTGTTGGAGCAACCTGCGTTTGCGGGTTTACCGATTGCTGACGCCTTAAACGCCGAGCTGGATCGCGCCCAAATGTGTTCTCCAGAAACCATGCCGCACGATGTCGTCACCATGAACAGCCGCGTGAAATTCCGCAATCTGAGCGATGGTGAAGTCCGAGTGCGTACCCTGGTGTATCCGGCCACGATGACCGACAGCAGTACTCAACTGTCGGTGATGGCCCCGGTAGGTGCTGCCCTTCTGGGTCTGCGCGTTGGCGACACGATCCACTGGGAACTACCAGGTGGTACATCAACCCATCTCGAAGTCATCGAACTTGAGTACCAGCCTGAAGCTGCGGGCGACTACCTGCGCTAA
- the uspG gene encoding universal stress protein UspG has product MYNTIIMPVDVFEMELSDKAVRHAEFLAQENGIIHLLHVLPGSASLSLHRFAADVRRFEEHLQHEAETRLQTMVGHFSIDPSRIKQHVRFGSVRDVVNELGEELNADVVVIGSRNPSISTHLLGSNASSVVRHATLPVLVVR; this is encoded by the coding sequence ATGTACAACACAATCATAATGCCTGTTGATGTATTCGAAATGGAACTAAGCGACAAGGCTGTTCGCCATGCAGAATTTCTGGCACAGGAAAATGGGATTATCCATCTTCTGCATGTGCTTCCTGGCTCCGCCAGCCTGAGCCTGCATCGTTTTGCTGCTGACGTTCGCCGTTTTGAGGAACATCTGCAGCACGAAGCGGAAACCCGCCTGCAAACGATGGTCGGTCACTTCAGTATTGATCCTTCTCGCATCAAACAGCACGTTCGCTTTGGTAGCGTACGTGATGTAGTCAACGAGTTGGGCGAAGAGCTGAACGCCGATGTGGTGGTCATTGGATCGCGCAACCCATCAATCAGCACCCATCTGCTGGGTTCTAACGCCTCCAGCGTAGTCCGCCACGCCACCCTGCCGGTGCTGGTCGTTCGTTAA
- the ahpF gene encoding alkyl hydroperoxide reductase subunit F, producing the protein MLDTNMKTQLRAYLEKLTKPVELIATLDDSAKSAEIKELLTEIAELSEKVTFKEDNTLAVRKPSFLITNPGSHQGPRFAGSPLGHEFTSLVLALLWTGGHPSKEAQSLLEQIRDLDGDFEFETYYSLSCHNCPDVVQALNLMSVLNPRIKHTAIDGGTFQNEITDRNVMGVPAVYMNGKEFGQGRMTLTEIVAKVDTGAEKRAAEELNKRDAYDVLIVGSGPAGAAAAVYSARKGIRTGLMGERFGGQVLDTVDIENYISVPKTEGQKLAGALKAHVDDYDVDVIDSQSASKLVPAAQEGGLHQIETASGAVLKARSIIIATGAKWRNMNVPGEDKYRTKGVTYCPHCDGPLFKGKRVAVIGGGNSGVEAAIDLAGIVEHVTLLEFAPEMKADQVLQNKVRSLKNVDIILNAQTTEVKGDGSKVTGLEYRDRVSGDVHNVELAGIFVQIGLLPNTNWLEGAVERNRMGEIIIDAKCETSVKGVFAAGDCTTVPYKQIIIATGEGAKASLSAFDYLIRSTVQ; encoded by the coding sequence ATGCTCGACACAAATATGAAAACCCAGCTCAGGGCTTACCTTGAGAAACTGACCAAACCTGTTGAGCTGATTGCTACGCTGGATGACAGCGCTAAATCGGCAGAAATCAAGGAACTGCTAACTGAAATTGCTGAACTGTCAGAGAAAGTAACCTTTAAAGAAGACAACACGCTGGCAGTACGTAAGCCATCGTTTCTGATTACTAATCCAGGTTCTCACCAGGGACCGCGTTTTGCCGGTTCTCCACTGGGCCACGAGTTTACGTCTCTGGTTTTGGCGCTGCTGTGGACCGGTGGTCATCCGTCAAAAGAAGCGCAGTCTCTGCTGGAGCAGATCCGCGATCTCGATGGCGATTTTGAGTTTGAAACCTATTATTCACTGTCCTGCCACAACTGTCCTGACGTGGTGCAGGCGCTGAACCTGATGTCGGTGCTGAACCCGCGTATCAAGCATACGGCGATTGATGGCGGTACTTTCCAGAATGAGATTACCGATCGCAACGTGATGGGTGTTCCGGCCGTGTATATGAACGGCAAAGAGTTTGGTCAGGGGCGAATGACGCTGACGGAAATCGTCGCCAAAGTCGATACCGGTGCTGAGAAGCGCGCGGCAGAAGAGCTGAATAAACGTGATGCCTATGATGTGCTGATCGTCGGTTCGGGTCCTGCAGGGGCGGCGGCGGCAGTGTATTCCGCACGTAAAGGTATTCGTACCGGCTTGATGGGTGAACGCTTTGGCGGTCAGGTGCTGGATACCGTTGATATCGAAAACTATATCTCGGTGCCGAAAACCGAAGGTCAAAAGCTGGCAGGCGCGCTGAAAGCACATGTTGATGACTATGATGTTGATGTGATTGATAGCCAGAGCGCCAGCAAGTTGGTTCCTGCTGCGCAGGAAGGCGGCTTGCACCAGATTGAAACGGCCTCCGGCGCGGTGCTAAAAGCACGCAGCATTATTATTGCCACCGGTGCCAAATGGCGCAACATGAACGTACCGGGCGAAGATAAGTATCGGACCAAAGGCGTAACCTATTGCCCGCACTGTGATGGCCCACTGTTTAAAGGCAAACGCGTGGCGGTGATTGGCGGCGGTAACTCGGGCGTTGAAGCGGCTATCGATCTGGCCGGTATAGTTGAACATGTGACGCTGCTTGAGTTTGCGCCGGAAATGAAGGCTGATCAGGTTCTGCAAAATAAAGTGCGTAGCCTGAAAAACGTCGACATTATTCTGAATGCGCAAACTACTGAAGTGAAGGGTGACGGTAGCAAGGTGACCGGTCTGGAATACCGCGATCGCGTCAGCGGCGACGTCCACAATGTGGAACTGGCGGGTATTTTTGTGCAGATTGGCCTGCTGCCAAACACCAACTGGCTGGAAGGCGCCGTTGAGCGTAATCGCATGGGCGAAATCATTATTGATGCCAAATGTGAAACCAGCGTGAAAGGGGTTTTCGCTGCGGGTGACTGCACCACCGTGCCGTACAAACAGATAATCATAGCTACCGGCGAAGGTGCAAAAGCATCACTGAGCGCCTTTGATTACCTGATTCGCTCCACCGTACAATAA
- the ahpC gene encoding alkyl hydroperoxide reductase subunit C, translating to MSLINTKIKPFKNQAFKNGEFIEVTEKDIEGRWSVFFFYPADFTFVCPTELGDVADHYEELQKLGVDVYSVSTDTHFTHKAWHSSSDTIAKIKYAMIGDPTGALTRNFDNMREDEGLADRATFVVDPQGIIQAIEVTAEGIGRDASDLLRKIKAAQYVASHPGEVCPAKWKEGEATLAPSLDLVGKI from the coding sequence ATGTCTTTGATTAATACCAAAATTAAACCTTTCAAAAACCAGGCGTTCAAAAACGGTGAGTTCATCGAAGTTACCGAGAAAGATATCGAAGGTCGTTGGAGTGTTTTCTTCTTCTACCCGGCTGATTTTACGTTCGTATGCCCGACTGAACTGGGCGACGTGGCAGACCATTACGAAGAACTGCAGAAGCTGGGCGTAGACGTTTACTCTGTATCTACCGATACCCACTTTACGCATAAAGCCTGGCACAGCAGCTCTGACACCATCGCCAAAATCAAATACGCGATGATCGGTGACCCGACTGGCGCCCTGACCCGTAACTTCGACAACATGCGTGAAGATGAAGGTCTGGCTGACCGTGCAACGTTCGTTGTTGACCCGCAGGGTATCATCCAGGCGATCGAAGTTACCGCTGAAGGTATCGGCCGCGATGCGTCTGACCTGCTGCGTAAAATTAAAGCCGCGCAGTATGTCGCTTCTCACCCTGGCGAAGTGTGCCCGGCGAAGTGGAAAGAGGGTGAAGCTACATTAGCGCCGTCCCTGGACCTGGTCGGTAAAATCTAA
- the dsbG gene encoding thiol:disulfide interchange protein DsbG: MFKRTLLFALLPAVVHAEELPAPVKAIEKQGITILKPFDAPGGMKGYLGKYQDMGVTIYVTPDGKHAISGYMYNEKGENLSNTLIEKEIYAPAGREMWQRMEKASWILDGKKDAPVIVYVFADPFCPYCKQFWQQARPWVDSGKVQLRTLLVGVIKPESPATAAAILASKDPAKTWHDYEASGGKLTLKMPETPPSEQLKVLNINQKLMDDLGANVTPAIYYMSKDNTLQQAVGLPDKEKLDIIMGNN; the protein is encoded by the coding sequence ATGTTTAAACGTACATTACTCTTCGCTTTGCTCCCTGCCGTCGTGCACGCCGAAGAACTCCCTGCCCCGGTAAAAGCCATCGAAAAACAGGGCATTACCATCCTCAAGCCGTTTGACGCGCCAGGTGGAATGAAAGGTTACCTGGGAAAATACCAGGATATGGGAGTGACTATCTATGTCACGCCTGACGGGAAACACGCCATTTCCGGCTACATGTATAATGAAAAAGGCGAAAACCTCAGTAATACATTGATAGAAAAAGAAATCTATGCACCTGCAGGCCGTGAAATGTGGCAGCGCATGGAAAAAGCGTCGTGGATTCTGGACGGGAAAAAAGACGCGCCGGTTATTGTCTATGTTTTCGCCGATCCCTTCTGCCCATATTGCAAACAATTTTGGCAACAGGCACGTCCATGGGTTGATTCAGGAAAAGTACAACTCCGGACATTGTTGGTCGGCGTAATCAAGCCCGAGAGTCCGGCAACCGCCGCAGCAATTCTGGCCAGCAAAGATCCGGCTAAAACATGGCATGACTATGAGGCCTCTGGCGGTAAACTCACGCTGAAAATGCCAGAGACGCCCCCTTCCGAGCAGCTGAAGGTATTGAATATCAACCAAAAATTGATGGATGACTTGGGCGCTAACGTCACGCCGGCAATCTACTACATGAGCAAAGACAACACATTACAACAGGCCGTCGGGCTGCCGGATAAAGAAAAACTGGACATTATAATGGGTAATAACTAA
- the citR gene encoding DNA-binding transcriptional repressor CitR, producing the protein MANLYDLKKFDLNLLVIFECIYQHLSISKAAETLYITPSAVSQSLQRLRTQFNDPLFIRSGKGITPTVTGINLHHHLEQNLNNLEQTINIMHSSSLKKKFVIYCPQLVTGFNIKELIHYLREDADVEIEHHDILMSAETAENILAYRKADLVATIVPVRNRSIICAPFKTIEGVLVCSSNHPRINASSTLKKVLEEQFTSLLSEELGMKEYQSKTNEFMANRNIGFSSDSLISITNVISSTDIIGIIPRVIFEHYAPIFNLKEIDIGIKIPSAELFLMYNRASLNNSGFAEYIKRIIPASE; encoded by the coding sequence ATGGCTAACCTCTATGACCTTAAAAAATTCGATCTCAACCTATTGGTTATTTTTGAGTGTATTTATCAACATTTGAGTATCAGTAAGGCCGCCGAAACGCTGTATATCACGCCATCCGCCGTAAGTCAGTCGTTGCAAAGACTGCGCACACAGTTTAATGACCCTCTATTTATTCGGTCTGGTAAAGGGATCACGCCTACGGTGACAGGCATTAACCTGCACCATCATCTTGAGCAAAATCTTAACAATCTGGAGCAAACGATAAATATCATGCATAGCTCCAGCCTGAAAAAGAAGTTTGTCATTTACTGCCCACAACTTGTTACCGGTTTTAATATAAAAGAGTTAATTCATTATCTGAGAGAGGATGCCGATGTCGAAATTGAACATCATGATATATTAATGTCAGCAGAAACGGCTGAAAACATATTGGCTTATCGCAAAGCAGATCTGGTCGCTACTATTGTACCCGTGCGCAATCGTTCCATTATCTGCGCCCCGTTCAAAACCATCGAAGGTGTATTGGTTTGCAGTAGCAACCACCCCAGAATAAATGCTTCAAGCACACTTAAAAAAGTACTGGAAGAACAGTTTACCTCTCTTCTCTCTGAAGAACTGGGTATGAAAGAGTACCAGTCAAAAACTAACGAATTTATGGCCAATCGTAATATAGGGTTTAGCAGCGACTCTCTTATTTCAATTACCAACGTCATTTCCAGCACTGATATCATCGGTATTATTCCCAGAGTCATTTTCGAGCACTACGCACCTATTTTCAATCTAAAAGAAATAGATATTGGTATAAAGATACCGTCAGCCGAACTTTTTCTGATGTATAATCGCGCCTCACTTAACAACAGCGGCTTTGCTGAATATATAAAAAGAATTATACCCGCTAGCGAATGA
- a CDS encoding phosphoadenosine phosphosulfate reductase encodes MSVYKIPLSKNVLEAAQERITWTLETLPRICVSLSGGKDSGVMLHLTATLARQMHKKIHVLFIDWEAQFSCTIDYVQALREHYSDVIERFYWVALPLTTQNSLSQFQPEWQCWEPNTQWVRQPPADAITDPEFFHFYQTGMTFEQFVREFADWFSEKRPAAMLVGIRADESYNRFVAIANSHKQRFADDKPWTTAAPGGHTWYIYPIYDWKTADIWTWFAKTNMTCNPLYNLMYQAGVPTRYMRICEPFGPEQRQGLWLYHVIEPQRWAAMCARVSGVKSGGIYAGHDNHFYGHRKILKPDHLSWQEYAMLLLNSMPEQTAEHYRNKIAVYIQWYKKKGMTDIPQNQDGDIGSKDIPSWRRICKVLLNNDYWCRALSFSPTKSKSYQRYNERMKTKRQEWGILCNND; translated from the coding sequence ATGTCTGTTTATAAAATACCGCTAAGTAAAAATGTACTTGAAGCCGCTCAGGAGCGCATTACGTGGACGCTGGAAACGCTGCCGCGCATTTGTGTTTCATTATCAGGTGGCAAAGATTCAGGGGTGATGTTGCATCTGACGGCCACACTGGCCCGTCAGATGCATAAAAAAATTCACGTATTATTTATCGACTGGGAGGCCCAGTTTTCCTGCACTATCGACTATGTGCAGGCATTGCGCGAACATTACTCCGACGTTATTGAACGGTTTTATTGGGTCGCCTTGCCGTTAACCACGCAAAATTCACTCTCGCAATTTCAGCCGGAATGGCAGTGCTGGGAGCCGAATACGCAATGGGTTCGCCAACCGCCAGCAGATGCCATTACCGATCCCGAGTTCTTCCATTTCTATCAGACCGGAATGACCTTTGAACAATTCGTTCGCGAGTTCGCTGACTGGTTTTCAGAAAAGCGGCCGGCCGCAATGCTGGTCGGGATCCGTGCCGACGAGTCATATAATCGCTTTGTCGCGATTGCCAATTCACATAAGCAGCGCTTTGCCGATGATAAACCCTGGACCACCGCCGCGCCTGGGGGACATACCTGGTACATTTATCCCATCTATGATTGGAAAACGGCCGATATCTGGACCTGGTTTGCTAAAACAAATATGACATGCAACCCCTTGTATAACCTGATGTACCAGGCCGGTGTCCCGACGCGATACATGCGCATTTGCGAACCCTTTGGCCCGGAACAACGCCAGGGCCTTTGGCTCTATCACGTTATTGAACCGCAGCGATGGGCAGCCATGTGCGCCCGCGTGAGCGGCGTTAAAAGTGGGGGTATTTATGCCGGTCATGACAACCATTTTTACGGACACCGGAAAATATTAAAACCGGATCATTTAAGCTGGCAAGAGTACGCCATGCTGCTACTAAACAGCATGCCAGAACAGACAGCTGAGCACTATCGCAACAAAATCGCCGTCTATATTCAGTGGTATAAGAAAAAAGGTATGACCGATATCCCGCAAAATCAAGACGGTGATATTGGGTCCAAAGATATCCCCTCATGGCGACGAATCTGCAAAGTCCTGCTGAATAATGATTACTGGTGTCGGGCGCTTTCTTTTAGTCCAACAAAGTCAAAAAGCTACCAACGCTATAACGAACGCATGAAAACAAAACGTCAGGAATGGGGGATTTTATGCAACAACGATTAA
- a CDS encoding IbrB-like domain-containing protein, whose product MQQRLTQELLGFLSELPEKERIEAINEFRIAIHSVSPFREEPVDCVLWVEGNHITPNDYNPNNVAPPEKRLLLKSIEADGFTQPIVVVHSTEEEYEIIDGFHRHELGKSKPSLRSRLKGYLPITCLQRERHERMAATIRHNRARGRHQIHAMSEIVRELSLLGWSEEKIGKDLGMDSDEVLRLKQINGLQELFADRRFSKAWTVK is encoded by the coding sequence ATGCAACAACGATTAACACAGGAGCTCCTCGGTTTTCTTTCTGAACTCCCCGAAAAAGAGCGAATTGAGGCCATAAATGAATTCAGAATAGCCATCCACAGCGTCAGTCCTTTTCGCGAAGAGCCGGTAGATTGTGTGTTATGGGTCGAAGGTAATCATATTACGCCTAACGACTACAACCCTAATAACGTGGCGCCGCCGGAGAAAAGACTGCTGCTGAAATCCATCGAGGCGGATGGATTTACCCAACCCATCGTTGTGGTTCACTCAACGGAAGAAGAATATGAAATCATTGATGGTTTTCATCGACATGAATTAGGCAAAAGCAAACCCTCGCTGAGATCCCGACTAAAAGGTTATTTACCCATCACCTGCTTGCAGCGTGAACGCCATGAACGCATGGCGGCAACGATTCGTCACAACCGTGCTCGCGGACGGCATCAAATCCACGCCATGTCTGAAATTGTCCGTGAATTATCACTCCTCGGCTGGAGTGAAGAAAAAATCGGTAAAGACCTCGGGATGGACAGTGATGAGGTATTACGTCTCAAGCAAATCAACGGTCTGCAAGAATTGTTCGCCGACCGCCGATTCTCCAAAGCCTGGACGGTGAAGTAA